Within Sorangiineae bacterium MSr11367, the genomic segment CCGCTGGTCGACCCGCACGGTGGATGGGCTCCCCTGGAGGAAGAGGCGAGCATCTACGAGTTCGACCTGGATTCGCACCCGCGGGCTTCATTGTGGGACAAGATCGGGCGCACGGCTTTGGGTGCGCGCATCGAGTCGGGAGCGCTCCCGCCGATGCGCGATGGCGATGCCGTGCTTTCGCTGGGCGGGGTGCGCACGGCGGGGCTCGCGATGGAGCAATTGCAACAATTGGCCATCGTGGTCGCGGCGTCGCACCGCCCGACGGAGGCCATCGTGCTGCGGCAGGGCGATGCCGCACCCCGGTCGTTGAAGCTCGATCCGGAAGCCAGCACGGAGACCGGCGGCGAGGAGACGCACGACGGCCTGGCGGCGGAGCGCATCCCGTACGGCGATGGGGCCATCGTGGTGGTGACCATCCGCGAGGTGCGCGACGACCTGGGCGAGCAGCTCGCGCACACGATGATGCGCGAGCGCGCGCAAACGAGCGCCCCCATCGGCTTCGTGCTCGATTTGCGCGGCAACGGCGGAGGCTCCACCGATGGGGCCATCCACGCGCTGAGCGCATTTTTGCCGAATGCGCCGCTCTTTCCCATGAAGCGCCAGGACGGCAGCCTCGAAATGGAGCGCGCGCCCGAGCCCCCGCCGTCGGAGCGTTTCGAGGGGCCGGTGGCCACCTTCGTCGATGGGAACACGGCCAGCGCGGCCGAGATGATCGCGGGGGCGCTGACCGCCTACCGGCGCGGCCCGAGCGTGGGGCGCCTGACGTACGGCAAGGGCTGCGCGCAGGAATACTCGGACGACGATGCGCGCGCGGGCGTGCTTCGTCTGACGACGTTGCTCTATGCCCTGCCCGATGGCTCGGCGGTGCAGCGCGTCGGGCTGACGCCGACGTTGCGCTTTCCCTTCGCGCTTCTGCCCGACGAGGATCCTTCGGGCGAGAGCGAGGCGAAGCTCCCAGGCTCGCCGCCCACATGGCGCGGCCCCGACGTGCGCAACCGCCAGATGGTGGCCGGCTTCGAGGCCGCAAAGCTCATGACGTGGCCCTCCCACGGCGGCCACGTGGGCCCGTGCAAGGATCCCGACGTCTGCCGCGCCCTGCATGTCCTCGGCGGGGGCACATCGCGCATCTCCGCCGCGTCGAAGCCTGCGGCGCGCTAGTGCCGGACGAAGTCCGCGCCGAGCTTCACGACGATCGCGATGACCACGCAGAACACGACGGCGCCGACGAAGCGATCGCCGCGCCGCATCGCG encodes:
- a CDS encoding S41 family peptidase, producing the protein MGLFLALAAGAIWLGARHPAPVNVAKTTFDPVEIADTDAGAGVHAPGGLFEQDEGQATSFRVPSGAPSELSCEEARSVVSQVREMLAYRPGPIRAAAFADAVIDWLDPHGLWSAAPDSPVATAIERHGRELLRELEHEHGDCAAAREVGRGLERWVHDLQRGFEEKRRAMTGSEMSIDTAVFEPIADGASPSPKASTFARLLGERVGAGERLLGTTGATFARAAQEHFFPDLNAEGWSRVLLAAGVRAYVPLVDPHGGWAPLEEEASIYEFDLDSHPRASLWDKIGRTALGARIESGALPPMRDGDAVLSLGGVRTAGLAMEQLQQLAIVVAASHRPTEAIVLRQGDAAPRSLKLDPEASTETGGEETHDGLAAERIPYGDGAIVVVTIREVRDDLGEQLAHTMMRERAQTSAPIGFVLDLRGNGGGSTDGAIHALSAFLPNAPLFPMKRQDGSLEMERAPEPPPSERFEGPVATFVDGNTASAAEMIAGALTAYRRGPSVGRLTYGKGCAQEYSDDDARAGVLRLTTLLYALPDGSAVQRVGLTPTLRFPFALLPDEDPSGESEAKLPGSPPTWRGPDVRNRQMVAGFEAAKLMTWPSHGGHVGPCKDPDVCRALHVLGGGTSRISAASKPAAR